One Coleofasciculus chthonoplastes PCC 7420 genomic region harbors:
- a CDS encoding DUF4129 domain-containing protein yields MSTGSYEKSNWAWQFQQWQKQVGEWWELQLSRFSPDFPDSPDWSLPAWLSSPVLFFIARVIFWVLIALLVCWIALQLMRRFSPYLYSLRHQLHQQSEKLTKISDKALSVADWLTRSQNCQTQGDYREACLCLYRAMLQQLHDSGHVPQQPSRTDGEYLNLVQQFPQKKAYQRLLITHQQLCFSQTPASRSLFEECQQAYQQINQG; encoded by the coding sequence ATGTCTACCGGATCTTACGAGAAAAGTAATTGGGCTTGGCAGTTTCAGCAGTGGCAAAAACAAGTAGGGGAATGGTGGGAACTCCAACTGTCGCGATTTTCACCGGATTTCCCGGATAGTCCCGATTGGTCTTTACCCGCTTGGTTAAGTTCGCCAGTTCTGTTCTTTATTGCTAGGGTAATCTTTTGGGTACTGATTGCTTTGCTGGTATGCTGGATTGCTCTACAACTTATGCGACGGTTTTCTCCTTATCTGTATTCGTTGAGACATCAACTGCATCAACAGTCCGAGAAACTCACAAAAATATCAGATAAAGCCTTATCCGTTGCTGATTGGTTGACGCGATCGCAAAACTGCCAAACTCAAGGTGACTACCGTGAGGCTTGCCTGTGCCTGTATCGAGCTATGTTGCAACAGTTACATGATAGTGGACATGTTCCCCAACAACCCAGTCGCACGGATGGGGAATATCTGAATTTAGTCCAACAGTTCCCTCAGAAGAAAGCCTATCAACGTTTACTGATCACCCATCAACAGCTTTGTTTCAGTCAGACTCCAGCCTCGCGATCGCTGTTTGAGGAGTGTCAGCAAGCCTATCAACAAATCAATCAAGGGTGA
- a CDS encoding serine/threonine-protein kinase → MTPTLLNNRYRILQTLGAGGFGNTFLAEDTYMPSGRKCVIKQLKPMTHDPQTYQQVKERFQREAAVLEELGESNHQIPRLFAYFSESGQFYLVQEWIEGDTLTQIVDREGRLNDGQVKAILLSLLPVLDYVHSCHIVHRDLKPDNVIVRRRDGLPVLIDFGAVKEAIKTVVHSQAHTTPSIVIGTPGFMAAEQAAGRPRYASDLYSLGLIAVFLLTGKLPQTLETDTRTGEILWRRDAPNCHSHLATVIDQAIRFHPRDRFADAKEMLEALNAHPTTIATPTLSLSSSSEAVPSTRKPAVPPTVPIRRKPLQADEEQPSRRFGGLIAGGLLLSAVAIGWGLNRVLEPSNRIPSPPESVSASSENTPLPSPTPPPTASPVSTPPPKLVNPESPPPLSPPDPTFRIQESPELLPSPDPPAPFASEPSVLPSPSPSPSPVTSPTPTPSPSPLSVPENHTPKPPRSNKIPGFTPGTPRKVVEAALGTPTQQTKGLWHNTQALTYEDFIRDRVSLGYLFDRDTKRLRQTEVAFSQSVGLETMANTLDKMLSRNLSPEIRQGLTQVYQRQSNRYRFNSSNGSPLKGVIERNERDRIYIGVWEADLH, encoded by the coding sequence ATGACGCCAACGCTGCTCAATAATCGCTATCGCATCCTCCAGACGCTGGGGGCAGGTGGGTTTGGGAATACCTTTCTCGCTGAAGATACTTATATGCCTTCGGGACGTAAGTGTGTGATTAAGCAGCTTAAACCCATGACTCATGATCCCCAAACCTATCAGCAAGTAAAAGAGCGATTTCAGCGGGAAGCAGCGGTTTTAGAAGAGTTAGGTGAAAGTAATCACCAAATTCCCCGATTATTTGCTTATTTTTCCGAATCTGGACAATTTTACTTGGTTCAGGAATGGATTGAAGGGGATACCCTGACTCAAATTGTAGACCGGGAAGGTCGTCTGAATGATGGTCAAGTCAAGGCAATTTTGTTGAGTCTGTTGCCTGTACTGGATTACGTCCACAGTTGTCACATTGTTCACCGGGATCTTAAACCGGATAATGTGATTGTCAGGCGGCGAGACGGATTACCTGTGCTGATTGACTTTGGTGCGGTGAAAGAAGCGATTAAAACGGTTGTTCATTCCCAAGCCCACACCACGCCATCGATTGTCATTGGTACACCAGGGTTTATGGCAGCCGAACAAGCGGCAGGACGTCCTCGCTATGCTAGTGATCTGTATAGTTTGGGCTTAATTGCGGTATTTTTGCTCACGGGTAAATTACCGCAAACCCTAGAAACCGATACCCGCACGGGCGAAATTTTATGGCGTCGGGATGCGCCGAATTGTCACTCCCATTTAGCTACGGTGATTGATCAGGCAATTCGCTTTCATCCGCGCGATCGCTTTGCGGATGCTAAGGAGATGCTGGAAGCCTTAAACGCCCATCCCACAACGATCGCGACACCCACATTATCCCTTTCTAGTTCTAGCGAAGCTGTCCCTTCTACCCGTAAGCCAGCCGTTCCGCCAACCGTTCCTATCCGCAGAAAACCTCTACAAGCAGACGAGGAACAACCCTCTCGGCGCTTCGGCGGTTTAATTGCTGGCGGCTTACTCCTAAGTGCTGTGGCGATTGGCTGGGGTTTAAACCGTGTATTAGAACCATCCAATCGCATACCATCACCGCCAGAGTCAGTATCCGCCTCCTCTGAAAACACGCCTCTACCCTCACCTACACCGCCCCCAACAGCTTCACCTGTGTCCACTCCGCCGCCAAAACTGGTGAACCCGGAATCACCACCACCCCTGTCCCCACCTGATCCCACATTCCGTATCCAAGAATCCCCAGAACTCCTCCCTTCTCCAGATCCCCCCGCGCCCTTTGCCTCTGAACCTTCAGTATTACCCTCCCCCTCTCCTTCCCCGTCTCCTGTCACTTCCCCAACCCCCACACCTTCACCCTCACCCTTATCTGTACCCGAAAACCACACCCCTAAACCGCCTCGATCGAATAAAATTCCTGGATTTACGCCAGGAACCCCACGAAAAGTGGTGGAAGCCGCCTTAGGTACACCCACCCAGCAAACCAAAGGGTTGTGGCATAATACCCAGGCATTGACCTATGAAGACTTTATTCGCGATCGCGTCAGTCTCGGTTATCTGTTTGACCGCGATACCAAGCGTTTACGCCAAACTGAGGTGGCATTTTCCCAATCTGTGGGATTAGAAACCATGGCAAACACCTTAGATAAAATGCTGAGTCGCAATCTCTCACCAGAGATTCGCCAGGGATTAACTCAGGTTTATCAGCGTCAATCCAATCGTTATCGTTTCAACAGCAGCAACGGTTCTCCGTTAAAAGGAGTGATTGAACGCAATGAACGCGATCGTATTTATATTGGGGTATGGGAAGCTGATTTGCATTAA
- a CDS encoding GIY-YIG nuclease family protein, producing the protein MSSETPTPALSDLEYIPYLDEGGNLPESLSSKIGVYAIFDQDKTLQLVNYSRDIYVSLKQHLVRQPQSCYWLKAETIERPNRTRLETIRKAWIEENGDIPPGNGQNEAIWNQPIDAKKAMTDEDKATYNKSEELGKIKLLKKIARRVEAEIVEQLNARGVQAEIRFNPKLKEQGLLDLK; encoded by the coding sequence ATGAGTTCTGAAACGCCAACTCCCGCTCTCTCTGACCTAGAGTATATCCCTTATCTGGATGAAGGGGGTAATCTCCCGGAATCTTTATCCAGTAAAATCGGTGTCTATGCTATTTTTGACCAGGATAAAACCCTGCAACTGGTCAACTATTCTCGTGATATTTATGTCAGCTTAAAACAACACCTAGTCCGTCAGCCTCAATCTTGCTATTGGTTGAAAGCGGAAACCATTGAGCGCCCCAATCGCACTCGCTTGGAAACAATCCGCAAGGCTTGGATTGAAGAAAATGGAGACATTCCGCCAGGGAATGGTCAAAATGAAGCGATTTGGAATCAGCCGATTGATGCGAAAAAGGCGATGACCGATGAGGATAAAGCCACCTATAACAAGAGTGAAGAATTAGGAAAAATTAAGCTGTTAAAGAAAATAGCACGGCGAGTTGAAGCGGAAATAGTCGAACAATTAAATGCCCGTGGTGTGCAAGCTGAGATTCGTTTTAATCCTAAGTTAAAAGAGCAGGGATTACTGGATTTAAAATAA
- a CDS encoding Rpn family recombination-promoting nuclease/putative transposase codes for MKTDSIFYNLFRTFPSILFELINHPPEEAASYEFTSREVKQLAFRLDGLFLPKTSEPDKPFYLVEVQFQPDNSLYYRIFAELFIFLRQYQPSHPWQVVVIYPNRSIERESASQFNELLALNWVRRIYLDELEEATERSLGVEVVKLVIEPEETAGQLARQLIEQAQQQLTDETLQRELINLIETVIVYKLPKKSREEIAAMLGLSEIKQTRFYQETQLEVKLDTIPRMMSMGLGLEQIAYALDLPLETVKKTANKVRREYLSSPEQNIDAFIELLTEQDSLFSGDYLANLEQLLAPVPDDIEALSAAISEWCEQHPELEEAQLKLLPDNLEKKAPGSKEGNVKTANYELNKQALLNAIQQSASSKDSQSSNSG; via the coding sequence GTGAAAACTGATAGTATCTTTTATAACCTATTTCGGACATTCCCCAGTATCTTATTTGAGCTGATTAACCATCCTCCAGAAGAAGCCGCTAGCTATGAATTTACCTCCCGCGAAGTCAAACAGTTAGCCTTTCGCCTAGACGGTTTATTTTTACCCAAAACCAGCGAACCTGACAAACCTTTCTACCTCGTTGAAGTTCAGTTTCAGCCAGATAATTCTTTATACTACCGCATATTTGCCGAACTCTTCATCTTTTTAAGGCAATACCAGCCTTCCCATCCCTGGCAAGTTGTCGTCATCTATCCCAACCGAAGCATTGAACGAGAGTCAGCTTCGCAGTTTAATGAACTCTTAGCCCTGAACTGGGTGAGACGGATTTACCTGGATGAGTTAGAGGAAGCCACAGAACGCTCATTAGGGGTAGAAGTTGTTAAGCTTGTAATTGAGCCGGAAGAGACAGCCGGACAATTGGCAAGACAGTTAATCGAACAAGCACAGCAACAGCTAACCGATGAAACGCTTCAACGTGAACTCATTAATCTGATTGAAACCGTTATTGTCTACAAACTACCGAAAAAAAGCCGCGAGGAGATAGCTGCCATGTTGGGATTAAGCGAGATTAAACAAACCCGATTTTATCAGGAGACTCAACTAGAAGTGAAGTTAGACACCATCCCCAGAATGATGTCAATGGGCTTGGGTTTAGAGCAAATTGCTTACGCGCTAGATTTACCTCTAGAGACCGTCAAAAAAACAGCCAATAAAGTTCGGCGAGAATATTTGTCGTCCCCTGAGCAAAATATCGATGCTTTTATCGAATTATTAACCGAACAAGATTCTCTATTTTCCGGAGACTACTTGGCTAATTTAGAGCAGTTATTGGCTCCTGTACCCGATGATATTGAAGCGCTATCAGCCGCGATTTCAGAATGGTGCGAACAACACCCTGAACTTGAAGAGGCGCAATTGAAACTTCTACCCGATAATTTAGAGAAAAAAGCACCGGGGAGCAAAGAAGGCAACGTCAAAACTGCTAACTATGAACTGAACAAACAAGCTCTCCTCAATGCCATTCAGCAAAGTGCTTCCTCAAAAGATTCTCAATCATCCAACTCGGGTTGA
- a CDS encoding thioredoxin family protein, with the protein MALTASTMLPLGNKAPEFQLPDVVSGETISLDTFAGKQGLVVIFLCRHCPFVKHVQGELAKLGRDYQDADLGIVAISANDATTHPDDAPEKLKEMAQELGLTFPLCYDESQETAKAYTAACTPDFFVFDRDRKLVYRGQFDDSRPGNDQPVTGKDLRSAIDAVLAQSPVSEEQKPSIGCNIKWKPGNEPAYYGA; encoded by the coding sequence ATGGCACTCACAGCCTCAACCATGTTACCTCTAGGCAACAAAGCCCCAGAATTCCAGTTACCCGATGTGGTATCGGGCGAAACGATATCCTTAGACACGTTTGCAGGGAAACAGGGATTAGTGGTGATATTTCTCTGCCGTCATTGCCCATTTGTCAAGCATGTTCAGGGTGAATTAGCTAAACTAGGTCGAGACTACCAGGATGCAGATCTGGGGATTGTAGCAATTAGCGCCAACGATGCTACGACTCACCCCGATGATGCGCCTGAGAAGTTAAAGGAAATGGCACAAGAATTAGGATTGACGTTTCCCTTGTGCTATGACGAAAGCCAGGAAACAGCGAAAGCCTATACCGCCGCCTGTACGCCAGACTTCTTTGTGTTCGATCGCGATCGCAAACTCGTCTACCGGGGACAATTCGACGATAGCCGCCCAGGGAATGATCAACCTGTGACAGGTAAGGATCTGCGATCCGCGATCGATGCGGTATTAGCACAGTCTCCCGTCAGTGAAGAACAAAAGCCCAGTATCGGCTGCAACATCAAATGGAAGCCAGGGAATGAACCCGCCTATTATGGCGCTTAA
- a CDS encoding DUF4350 domain-containing protein gives MRVSKRRLGVLSAIAIAVLILITLVAAPANNKLNSGSTYSRAPDGYGAWYTFMAERGTPLQRWQKPFSELGDRQDVTLLRVHSRLVPNQLNSSEDDWVKKGNTLLIVGVHQPVTEAAFSTRQDSPVGNVKIDTRRRHKSSNNAIISDNFGAIIWQQKRGKGQVIFITTPYLAANAYQDFSANYELLAKLVTQENLGDKIRNETINSSANANQLWVDEYIHGYKDKEAIEREVGENVISYLIKTPLFPLLIQGIVILLVAIWAANRRFGQPVTLSAPVVDNSEAYIRALAAVLLKAGSHDFIVDRVGKAEQRQLQKDLGLGDTPLNHQSLVAAWARQTGRPAKDLEQLLQVSSSKRRLSESDLLNWLRKWSEL, from the coding sequence ATGAGAGTTTCCAAACGACGGTTAGGGGTATTGAGTGCGATCGCGATCGCGGTTCTGATCCTGATTACCCTAGTCGCCGCACCAGCCAACAATAAACTCAATAGTGGTTCAACCTATAGCCGCGCCCCCGATGGCTACGGGGCTTGGTATACATTTATGGCAGAACGGGGAACTCCCCTCCAGCGCTGGCAAAAACCCTTCAGTGAATTGGGCGATCGCCAGGATGTCACCTTGTTGCGCGTTCACAGCCGTTTAGTTCCAAATCAATTAAATAGTTCAGAGGACGACTGGGTTAAAAAGGGTAATACCCTCCTTATCGTTGGTGTCCACCAACCTGTAACTGAAGCGGCATTTAGTACCCGACAAGATAGTCCAGTTGGCAACGTTAAGATTGACACCAGGCGGCGACATAAGTCCAGCAACAACGCTATTATTAGTGATAACTTTGGCGCGATTATATGGCAACAAAAACGCGGCAAAGGACAGGTTATTTTTATCACCACTCCCTATCTTGCTGCCAATGCATATCAAGATTTTTCAGCCAATTATGAACTATTGGCTAAACTGGTAACTCAGGAAAACCTAGGCGATAAAATTAGAAATGAAACGATTAACTCATCTGCCAATGCCAATCAACTATGGGTTGATGAATACATCCATGGTTACAAAGATAAAGAAGCAATTGAACGCGAAGTTGGCGAAAATGTCATCAGTTATTTAATCAAAACCCCCCTATTTCCCCTGCTGATCCAAGGCATTGTTATCCTACTTGTGGCGATTTGGGCGGCTAATCGTCGTTTTGGACAACCCGTTACCTTATCCGCCCCTGTGGTGGATAATAGTGAAGCATACATTCGGGCGCTAGCAGCTGTCTTACTCAAAGCAGGGAGTCATGACTTTATCGTAGATAGGGTTGGCAAAGCAGAACAGCGACAACTCCAGAAAGACTTAGGATTAGGAGACACTCCCCTCAACCATCAATCCCTAGTAGCGGCTTGGGCGCGACAGACGGGGCGTCCAGCCAAAGACTTAGAACAACTACTACAAGTCTCCTCTAGCAAACGCCGCTTGAGTGAATCCGACTTGCTAAACTGGTTGAGAAAATGGTCAGAATTATAA
- a CDS encoding AAA family ATPase produces the protein MTNDNTIFHRISQTLGKVVLGQSTVVQQLLVALLSGGHVIIEGVPGTGKTLLVKVLAKLMQADFRRVQLTPDILPSDILGTNIFDLNSRSFTLKQGPIFTEILLADEINRTPPKTQAALLEAMEEQQVTLDGESLPLPDLFWVIATQNPLEFEGTYPLPEAQLDRFLFKLVVDYPDTAAEKQMLLNVQKGFRAKRFDLERLKPVATVGHILNGRKAVQAVDVDEKILDYLLALVAGSRNHGDLALGASPRATATWLQTSKAYAWLAGRNYVTPDDVKAVAPPLLRHRLILKPEAQLDGLMVDGVIASLLKQVPVPR, from the coding sequence ATGACAAATGACAACACCATCTTTCATCGCATCAGTCAAACCCTGGGCAAAGTTGTTTTGGGTCAATCGACTGTCGTGCAACAATTGCTTGTCGCCCTACTGAGTGGGGGTCATGTGATTATCGAAGGTGTACCGGGAACTGGAAAAACCTTACTGGTAAAAGTGCTGGCAAAATTAATGCAAGCCGATTTTCGCCGAGTTCAGCTTACCCCTGATATTTTGCCCTCGGATATTCTGGGAACCAATATTTTTGACTTGAATAGCCGCAGTTTTACCCTCAAACAAGGACCCATTTTTACCGAGATTTTGCTGGCGGATGAAATTAACCGCACACCTCCTAAAACCCAAGCCGCGCTATTAGAAGCGATGGAAGAACAGCAGGTGACATTAGATGGGGAAAGTTTGCCGTTACCGGACTTATTTTGGGTGATTGCGACTCAAAATCCCCTAGAATTTGAGGGAACTTATCCGTTGCCCGAAGCGCAGTTAGACCGCTTTTTATTTAAACTGGTAGTAGATTACCCGGATACCGCCGCAGAAAAGCAGATGTTGCTGAATGTGCAGAAGGGATTTCGGGCTAAACGCTTTGATTTGGAACGTCTCAAACCTGTCGCCACCGTAGGACATATTCTTAATGGGCGGAAAGCAGTGCAAGCTGTTGATGTGGATGAGAAAATACTGGATTATTTATTAGCATTAGTGGCAGGTTCGCGCAACCATGGGGATTTGGCGTTAGGGGCGTCGCCCAGGGCGACGGCGACTTGGTTACAAACGAGTAAGGCGTATGCTTGGTTGGCGGGGCGGAATTATGTGACACCGGATGATGTGAAAGCCGTTGCGCCGCCGTTGTTGCGTCATCGTCTGATTTTGAAACCAGAGGCGCAGTTGGATGGGTTGATGGTTGATGGGGTGATTGCGTCGTTATTGAAGCAGGTTCCGGTGCCGCGATGA
- a CDS encoding nucleoside deaminase, with protein sequence MDEFMAAAIAQAKQGLREGGIPIGSVLVKEGQIIGQGYNKRVQDNDPVTHAEIDCLRHAGRIGNYNDTILYSTLMPCYLCAGAVVQFGIKKVIAGESQTFAGAREFMESHGVEVVDLNLEECQQMMSDFIQQHPKLWNEDIGV encoded by the coding sequence ATGGATGAGTTTATGGCAGCCGCGATCGCTCAAGCCAAGCAGGGACTCCGGGAAGGGGGAATTCCCATTGGTTCAGTTTTAGTCAAAGAGGGTCAGATTATTGGTCAGGGATATAATAAGCGCGTTCAAGATAATGATCCTGTCACCCACGCCGAAATTGATTGCCTGCGTCATGCGGGCAGAATCGGCAACTACAATGACACAATCCTGTACTCTACATTAATGCCCTGTTACCTCTGCGCCGGGGCTGTGGTGCAATTTGGGATTAAAAAAGTGATTGCTGGCGAGTCTCAAACCTTTGCTGGTGCCAGAGAATTTATGGAATCCCATGGCGTTGAGGTTGTGGATTTGAATCTAGAGGAGTGTCAGCAGATGATGAGCGACTTTATTCAACAGCATCCCAAACTCTGGAATGAAGATATTGGCGTTTAA
- a CDS encoding response regulator transcription factor, translating to MHRILLIDDDPAISELVSINLEMAGYEVHQAPDGIKGQALALQLQPDLIMLDLMLPRVDGFTVCQRLRRDERTTDIPVLMLTALGQTQDKVEGFNAGADDYLTKPFELEEMLARVRALLRRTDRIPQAAKHTEILNYGPLTLIPERFETIWFNQTVKLTHLEFELLHCLLQRHGQTVSPSEILKEVWGYDPDDDIETIRVHVRHLRTKLEPDPRHPQYIKTVYGAGYCLELPNSEETAEAGSSNSAKAE from the coding sequence ATGCATAGAATCCTTTTAATCGATGACGATCCCGCAATCTCAGAACTCGTCTCCATTAACCTAGAAATGGCAGGATACGAAGTTCACCAAGCACCCGATGGTATCAAGGGTCAGGCGCTAGCGCTGCAACTCCAGCCTGACCTGATCATGCTAGACTTAATGCTCCCTCGAGTCGATGGCTTTACCGTTTGCCAACGGTTGCGTCGGGATGAACGCACCACAGATATTCCCGTGTTGATGTTGACAGCTTTGGGTCAAACGCAGGATAAGGTAGAAGGGTTTAATGCTGGTGCGGACGATTATCTGACCAAACCCTTTGAACTCGAAGAAATGCTAGCACGGGTACGCGCCTTACTGCGACGTACTGACCGCATCCCCCAAGCCGCCAAGCATACGGAAATCCTCAACTATGGTCCTTTGACCCTGATTCCAGAACGGTTTGAGACGATTTGGTTTAATCAGACGGTCAAATTAACCCACCTGGAATTTGAACTGCTACACTGCTTGTTACAGCGTCATGGTCAAACGGTTTCTCCCAGTGAAATTCTCAAAGAAGTCTGGGGATATGATCCAGATGACGATATTGAAACCATTCGCGTCCATGTGCGTCACCTGAGAACCAAACTCGAACCTGATCCGCGTCATCCCCAATATATTAAAACAGTATACGGTGCGGGATACTGTCTGGAGTTACCCAATAGTGAAGAAACCGCTGAGGCGGGATCATCCAATTCAGCAAAAGCAGAATAG
- a CDS encoding N-acetylmuramoyl-L-alanine amidase, whose amino-acid sequence MKYGIDIGHNCPPDTGASNIRKEDDMTKAVGTRVISKLKSLGHQVVDCTPSRAWSVSNSLQQRCNTANNNRVDQFISIHFNAFNGKAKGAEVFAISNTGKDMAKPVLDNIVELGYFNRGIKDGSHLYVLRNTAMPAILVECCFCDNQEDMDRYDAEAVANAIVKGLTGQTASPTIPLSQNPIVDLQKALNRLKIRSPKGTPLKEDGSNEADTKAALKTFQAIVGVTPTGTADAKTWQIINQILAMPVLRENHATGFVVKYLQRRIGATPDGIYGSGTAGAVKRFQQQQGITADGIIGAQSWSKILAD is encoded by the coding sequence ATGAAATACGGAATTGATATCGGACATAACTGCCCTCCAGATACTGGTGCTAGCAATATCAGAAAAGAAGATGATATGACCAAGGCGGTGGGGACGAGAGTGATCTCGAAGCTCAAATCCCTGGGTCATCAAGTCGTAGACTGTACCCCGAGTCGCGCTTGGAGTGTCAGCAATTCCCTACAGCAACGGTGCAATACAGCGAATAACAATCGTGTCGATCAATTTATATCCATCCATTTTAATGCCTTTAACGGCAAAGCTAAAGGCGCAGAAGTCTTTGCCATCAGCAATACGGGGAAGGATATGGCTAAACCTGTATTAGATAATATTGTTGAGTTAGGGTACTTCAATCGCGGGATTAAAGATGGTTCCCATTTGTACGTTCTCCGGAATACCGCAATGCCCGCGATTCTCGTTGAGTGCTGTTTCTGCGATAATCAAGAGGACATGGATCGCTACGATGCCGAAGCCGTGGCAAATGCAATTGTCAAAGGATTAACTGGACAAACCGCATCACCGACGATTCCCCTTTCCCAAAATCCAATTGTTGACCTTCAAAAAGCCTTAAATCGACTAAAAATCAGAAGTCCCAAAGGTACACCATTAAAAGAAGATGGTTCCAACGAAGCGGATACTAAAGCAGCACTCAAAACCTTTCAGGCGATCGTTGGTGTTACACCCACAGGTACGGCTGATGCTAAAACCTGGCAGATCATTAATCAAATCTTAGCCATGCCAGTGTTGCGAGAAAACCATGCCACAGGATTTGTGGTTAAATATCTGCAACGTCGTATTGGGGCGACACCAGATGGAATCTATGGTTCAGGGACAGCAGGTGCAGTTAAACGATTCCAACAACAACAAGGGATCACGGCTGATGGGATTATTGGTGCCCAAAGTTGGAGCAAAATACTGGCTGATTGA
- a CDS encoding DUF58 domain-containing protein — MIPSQRLYWLLLLGMVIALLLAVVFNQPSSIWGTLAFDAIVLSLAVWDGQRVKPYRVTVTRYPLHRLSIGRDNPVVLSVRSRSSSAQIRLRDHYPLEFDISTPTLSAQLEPNHTQEFTYTVNPKRRGEYHWGDIQVRQRGRWGLAWLDWTIPASQTVAVYPDLLGLRELSIRLTLENTGTMRQARRLGAGTEFAELREYGVGDDTRLIDWKATARRSRPLIRVLEPEREQTLIILLDRGRLMTAQVQGLKRFDWGLNATLSLALAGLNRGDRVGIGVFDREVTSWIPPERGQHQLSKLIERLTPIQPVLLEPDYFGAVTRLVNQQTRRALVVLITDIVDVTASAELLSAMGRLTPRYLPFCVTLRDPQVDTIAHTRTSDIETTYSRAVALDLIAQRQVAFAQLKQKGVLVLDAPANQISEQLVNRYLQLKARSLL; from the coding sequence ATTATTCCGTCACAACGTCTTTATTGGCTGCTGCTACTGGGTATGGTAATCGCCCTTTTACTGGCTGTTGTGTTTAATCAGCCAAGCAGCATTTGGGGAACTCTGGCGTTTGATGCGATTGTCCTGAGTTTAGCGGTTTGGGATGGACAACGGGTTAAACCGTATCGTGTCACGGTGACGCGCTATCCGTTACATCGATTATCCATCGGGCGGGATAATCCTGTGGTACTATCGGTGCGATCGCGATCGTCATCTGCCCAGATTCGCCTGCGTGATCACTACCCCCTAGAGTTTGACATCTCTACACCCACTCTTTCAGCCCAACTGGAACCCAATCACACTCAGGAATTTACCTACACCGTTAATCCCAAACGTCGCGGTGAGTATCACTGGGGAGATATTCAAGTGCGCCAACGGGGGCGATGGGGATTAGCATGGCTAGATTGGACAATCCCCGCGAGTCAGACGGTGGCGGTGTATCCAGATTTGTTGGGATTGCGAGAACTCTCGATTCGCCTCACCTTAGAAAATACCGGAACCATGCGCCAAGCGCGACGCCTGGGTGCGGGAACCGAGTTTGCGGAACTCCGGGAGTATGGCGTTGGCGATGATACTCGACTGATTGATTGGAAAGCCACAGCCCGCCGTTCACGTCCGTTAATCCGAGTATTGGAACCCGAGAGGGAGCAAACGTTAATTATTTTACTTGATCGAGGGCGGTTAATGACGGCACAGGTGCAGGGATTAAAGCGGTTTGATTGGGGGTTAAATGCGACATTATCCCTGGCTTTGGCGGGATTAAATCGAGGCGATAGAGTGGGAATTGGTGTGTTTGACCGAGAGGTTACCAGTTGGATTCCACCAGAACGGGGTCAGCATCAGTTGTCGAAATTAATAGAACGTTTGACGCCAATTCAACCTGTATTATTAGAACCGGATTATTTTGGCGCGGTGACGCGATTAGTGAATCAACAAACTCGTCGTGCTTTAGTGGTTTTAATTACCGATATTGTTGATGTGACGGCTTCGGCTGAACTCTTATCAGCCATGGGACGCCTTACGCCGCGTTATTTACCCTTTTGTGTGACATTACGTGATCCCCAAGTTGATACTATTGCTCACACGCGGACTTCTGATATAGAAACAACATACTCTCGTGCGGTTGCGTTAGATTTAATTGCCCAGCGTCAGGTAGCTTTTGCCCAATTGAAGCAAAAAGGGGTATTGGTATTAGATGCACCAGCGAATCAAATTAGTGAACAGTTAGTTAACCGTTATTTACAACTGAAGGCGCGGAGTCTGCTATAA
- a CDS encoding CHAT domain-containing protein, translating into MSDSTVIIPFCLSKQTSHQIGNCAENAHSPNDSTAFLMTEFYKNLQQNIDKAQALRLATLTTQQRYPDPLHWAAFTLIGESE; encoded by the coding sequence ATGTCCGACTCAACAGTCATAATTCCCTTTTGCCTTTCTAAGCAAACAAGCCACCAAATCGGCAATTGTGCAGAAAATGCCCACAGCCCGAATGATTCAACGGCGTTCTTAATGACTGAATTTTATAAAAATCTGCAACAAAATATTGACAAAGCACAAGCTTTAAGGTTAGCGACGTTGACAACTCAGCAAAGATATCCCGATCCGCTTCATTGGGCTGCTTTTACGTTAATTGGGGAGTCGGAATAA